In a single window of the Diospyros lotus cultivar Yz01 chromosome 10, ASM1463336v1, whole genome shotgun sequence genome:
- the LOC127811868 gene encoding calcium-binding protein KRP1-like: protein MAFFTISTNDPFLFEDYFPSMIERLGAEAFMGELCNGFRLLMDVEKGLITFESLRRNTILLGLHEMGDEELVCMLAEGDLDGDGALNQLEFCILMFRLSPGLMDGSKRWAVHDEMGINEMHAV, encoded by the coding sequence ATGGCTTTCTTCACAATCTCGACCAACGATCCCTTCCTCTTCGAGGACTATTTCCCGTCGATGATCGAGCGGCTGGGAGCAGAAGCATTCATGGGGGAGCTCTGCAATGGATTCCGCTTGCTGATGGACGTGGAGAAGGGGCTTATAACCTTTGAAAGCTTGAGAAGGAACACGATTCTGCTAGGGCTCCATGAAATGGGAGACGAAGAGCTCGTCTGCATGTTGGCCGAGGGAGATTTAGACGGTGACGGAGCCCTGAACCAGCTGGAGTTTTGCATCTTGATGTTCAGACTGAGCCCTGGCTTGATGGACGGCTCCAAGAGATGGGCGGTTCACGATGAGATGGGCATCAATGAAATGCATGCCGTCTGA